In Erigeron canadensis isolate Cc75 chromosome 1, C_canadensis_v1, whole genome shotgun sequence, a single window of DNA contains:
- the LOC122603548 gene encoding uncharacterized protein LOC122603548 isoform X3, with protein sequence MEGMENISQYRDRLDQTVMSSDLSNVENLKILVESQMSESIQSEDQDCRDKLVQKRTKEVANFLSMLRSASGKAVKESKVNETPSGGWKIKHDNQECRVMYREGPAGTPFHTLLVEGYVDGPLDVCMCISWEAGLYQKWWPQFNIPTFKVLFSECVKNIGMGEQISLVRMKLSWPVSAREALVHYVTLNYYQDDLVIVLLNTISETEDISKSTHGFTRDGIPDVGNVIRMDVVGGLALQKVSANRSYFRAIANMDVKLDFVPPAIINFVSRQLIGSGFKLFKKYILQQEVASVTKGDEDFSEALKKPFYGRIREALYSENNVPNGVSKQKDVDIYYEAVEQNDIKIVDEVLEQETDNIGQPEEHCTSKIEVNDQTSICEIEEVEETERSHENSYSNRLLYDDKKQVVVSPEVNQALGTLEKVITIFREFGFNPRSLSFSRFVNNVFADLEDNKSYGSKHFVNELTARKSKGSRNSYSSHSSRHKDFEVGLASPEDDTSGSRKTHRSSFSFVINEAINSTSAENNATNGKLENGLPKKKVKKQRFCCLNFTSGRLVS encoded by the exons ATGGAGGGAATGGAAAATATATCTCAGTACCGAGATAGACTCGACCAAACGGTCATGTCTAGTGATCTTTCTAATGTGGAAAACCTTAAGATCCTAGTTGAAAGTCAAATGTCAGAATCAATTCAAAGTGAAGATCAAG ATTGTAGAGATAAATTAGTCCAGAAAAGAACCAAGGAAGTGGCCAATTTTCTTAGCATGCTTAGAAGTGCTTCGGGGAAGGCGGTTAAAGAGTCAAAAGTGAACGAAACACCAAGTGGTGGTTGGAAA ATAAAACATGATAATCAAGAATGTCGTGTTATGTATAGGGAGGGACCTGCAGGCACTCCCTTCCATACATTACTTGTGGAAGGATATGTTGACGGGCCTCTAGATGTTT GCATGTGCATATCATGGGAGGCAGGACTTTACCAAAAATG GTGGCCTCAATTCAATATCCCGACTTTTAAGGTTCTCTTTTCGGAATGTGTGAAGAACATCGGAATGGGTGAACAAATATCTTTAGTGAG GATGAAGCTCTCATGGCCAGTATCGGCAAGAGAGGCGTTAGTCCATTACGTTACACTTAATTACTACCAAGATGATCTCGTTATAGTGCTTTTAAACACG ATTTCTGAGACAGAGGATATTAGTAAAAGCACTCATGGATTCACTAGAGATGGTATACCGGACGTAGGAAATGTGATAAGGATGGATGTTGTGGGAGGCCTTGCTTTACAGAAAGTGAGTGCCAATAGAAGCTACTTCCG GGCGATTGCAAACATGGATGTAAAACTTGATTTTGTTCCTCCAGCGATCATCAATTTTGTTTCCAGGCAACTTATAGGTAGCGGCTTCAAGCTCTTTAAAAAG TACATATTACAACAGGAAGTGGCCTCTGTTACAAAAGGTGATGAAGATTTCAGTGAGGCCTTAAAAAAGCCATTCTATGGACGAATTCGTGAGGCACTCTACTCAGAAAACAACGTACCTAACGGGGTTTCGAAACAAAAAGATGTCGATATTTATTATGAGGCTGTGGAACAAAATGATATCAAGATTGTTGATGAAGTTTTGGAACAAGAAACGGACAATATCGGTCAACCTGAAGAGCATTGTACCTCAAAGATAGAAGTGAATGATCAGACATCAATTTGTGAAATTGAGGAAGTTGAAGAAACTGAGAGGTCACATGAGAATAGTTATAGTAACAGATTATTATACGATGATAAAAAGCAAGTTGTTGTAAGTCCTGAAGTGAATCAAGCACTAGGAACGCTTGAAAAGGTCATTACCATCTTTAGAGAATTTGGATTTAATCCGCGATCATTATCATTCTCGCGATTTGTCAATAATGtgtttgctgatcttgaagacaaTAAATCATATGGTTCTAAACATTTTGTAAACGAGTTAACAGCAAGAAAATCAAAAGGATCAAGAAACAGTTATTCAAGTCATAGCTCCAG GCACAAAGATTTTGAAGTGGGCTTGGCATCACCAGAAGACGATACCTCAGGCTCACGCAAAACTCACAGGAGTTCATTCTCTTTCGTCATAAATGAGGCTATAAATTCAACATCAGCAGAAAACAATGCCACTAATGGGAAGCTTGAGAACGGATTGCCTAAGAAAAAGGTCAAAAAACAAAGATTTTGCTGCCTCAACTTCACGTCTGGGCGGCTAGTTAGTTAG
- the LOC122603548 gene encoding uncharacterized protein LOC122603548 isoform X1, with translation MEGMENISQYRDRLDQTVMSSDLSNVENLKILVESQMSESIQSEDQDCRDKLVQKRTKEVANFLSMLRSASGKAVKESKVNETPSGGWKIKHDNQECRVMYREGPAGTPFHTLLVEGYVDGPLDVCMCISWEAGLYQKWWPQFNIPTFKVLFSECVKNIGMGEQISLVRMKLSWPVSAREALVHYVTLNYYQDDLVIVLLNTVIAYAYERYKLLLNNEYWDNLYCPCGHKPIQPVLVFSFFLQISETEDISKSTHGFTRDGIPDVGNVIRMDVVGGLALQKVSANRSYFRAIANMDVKLDFVPPAIINFVSRQLIGSGFKLFKKYILQQEVASVTKGDEDFSEALKKPFYGRIREALYSENNVPNGVSKQKDVDIYYEAVEQNDIKIVDEVLEQETDNIGQPEEHCTSKIEVNDQTSICEIEEVEETERSHENSYSNRLLYDDKKQVVVSPEVNQALGTLEKVITIFREFGFNPRSLSFSRFVNNVFADLEDNKSYGSKHFVNELTARKSKGSRNSYSSHSSRHKDFEVGLASPEDDTSGSRKTHRSSFSFVINEAINSTSAENNATNGKLENGLPKKKVKKQRFCCLNFTSGRLVS, from the exons ATGGAGGGAATGGAAAATATATCTCAGTACCGAGATAGACTCGACCAAACGGTCATGTCTAGTGATCTTTCTAATGTGGAAAACCTTAAGATCCTAGTTGAAAGTCAAATGTCAGAATCAATTCAAAGTGAAGATCAAG ATTGTAGAGATAAATTAGTCCAGAAAAGAACCAAGGAAGTGGCCAATTTTCTTAGCATGCTTAGAAGTGCTTCGGGGAAGGCGGTTAAAGAGTCAAAAGTGAACGAAACACCAAGTGGTGGTTGGAAA ATAAAACATGATAATCAAGAATGTCGTGTTATGTATAGGGAGGGACCTGCAGGCACTCCCTTCCATACATTACTTGTGGAAGGATATGTTGACGGGCCTCTAGATGTTT GCATGTGCATATCATGGGAGGCAGGACTTTACCAAAAATG GTGGCCTCAATTCAATATCCCGACTTTTAAGGTTCTCTTTTCGGAATGTGTGAAGAACATCGGAATGGGTGAACAAATATCTTTAGTGAG GATGAAGCTCTCATGGCCAGTATCGGCAAGAGAGGCGTTAGTCCATTACGTTACACTTAATTACTACCAAGATGATCTCGTTATAGTGCTTTTAAACACGGTAATAGCTTATGCATATGAAAGATATAAACTACTGCTTAATAATGAATACTGGGACAACCTTTATTGTCCTTGTGGACATAAACCAATACAACCCGTCCttgttttctctttttttttgcaGATTTCTGAGACAGAGGATATTAGTAAAAGCACTCATGGATTCACTAGAGATGGTATACCGGACGTAGGAAATGTGATAAGGATGGATGTTGTGGGAGGCCTTGCTTTACAGAAAGTGAGTGCCAATAGAAGCTACTTCCG GGCGATTGCAAACATGGATGTAAAACTTGATTTTGTTCCTCCAGCGATCATCAATTTTGTTTCCAGGCAACTTATAGGTAGCGGCTTCAAGCTCTTTAAAAAG TACATATTACAACAGGAAGTGGCCTCTGTTACAAAAGGTGATGAAGATTTCAGTGAGGCCTTAAAAAAGCCATTCTATGGACGAATTCGTGAGGCACTCTACTCAGAAAACAACGTACCTAACGGGGTTTCGAAACAAAAAGATGTCGATATTTATTATGAGGCTGTGGAACAAAATGATATCAAGATTGTTGATGAAGTTTTGGAACAAGAAACGGACAATATCGGTCAACCTGAAGAGCATTGTACCTCAAAGATAGAAGTGAATGATCAGACATCAATTTGTGAAATTGAGGAAGTTGAAGAAACTGAGAGGTCACATGAGAATAGTTATAGTAACAGATTATTATACGATGATAAAAAGCAAGTTGTTGTAAGTCCTGAAGTGAATCAAGCACTAGGAACGCTTGAAAAGGTCATTACCATCTTTAGAGAATTTGGATTTAATCCGCGATCATTATCATTCTCGCGATTTGTCAATAATGtgtttgctgatcttgaagacaaTAAATCATATGGTTCTAAACATTTTGTAAACGAGTTAACAGCAAGAAAATCAAAAGGATCAAGAAACAGTTATTCAAGTCATAGCTCCAG GCACAAAGATTTTGAAGTGGGCTTGGCATCACCAGAAGACGATACCTCAGGCTCACGCAAAACTCACAGGAGTTCATTCTCTTTCGTCATAAATGAGGCTATAAATTCAACATCAGCAGAAAACAATGCCACTAATGGGAAGCTTGAGAACGGATTGCCTAAGAAAAAGGTCAAAAAACAAAGATTTTGCTGCCTCAACTTCACGTCTGGGCGGCTAGTTAGTTAG
- the LOC122603548 gene encoding uncharacterized protein LOC122603548 isoform X2: MEGMENISQYRDRLDQTVMSSDLSNVENLKILVESQMSESIQSEDQDCRDKLVQKRTKEVANFLSMLRSASGKAVKESKVNETPSGGWKIKHDNQECRVMYREGPAGTPFHTLLVEGYVDGPLDVCMCISWEAGLYQKWWPQFNIPTFKVLFSECVKNIGMGEQISLVRMKLSWPVSAREALVHYVTLNYYQDDLVIVLLNTVIAYAYERYKLLLNNEYWDNLYCPCGHKPIQPVLVFSFFLQISETEDISKSTHGFTRDGIPDVGNVIRMDVVGGLALQKVSANRSYFRAIANMDVKLDFVPPAIINFVSRQLIGSGFKLFKKEVASVTKGDEDFSEALKKPFYGRIREALYSENNVPNGVSKQKDVDIYYEAVEQNDIKIVDEVLEQETDNIGQPEEHCTSKIEVNDQTSICEIEEVEETERSHENSYSNRLLYDDKKQVVVSPEVNQALGTLEKVITIFREFGFNPRSLSFSRFVNNVFADLEDNKSYGSKHFVNELTARKSKGSRNSYSSHSSRHKDFEVGLASPEDDTSGSRKTHRSSFSFVINEAINSTSAENNATNGKLENGLPKKKVKKQRFCCLNFTSGRLVS, from the exons ATGGAGGGAATGGAAAATATATCTCAGTACCGAGATAGACTCGACCAAACGGTCATGTCTAGTGATCTTTCTAATGTGGAAAACCTTAAGATCCTAGTTGAAAGTCAAATGTCAGAATCAATTCAAAGTGAAGATCAAG ATTGTAGAGATAAATTAGTCCAGAAAAGAACCAAGGAAGTGGCCAATTTTCTTAGCATGCTTAGAAGTGCTTCGGGGAAGGCGGTTAAAGAGTCAAAAGTGAACGAAACACCAAGTGGTGGTTGGAAA ATAAAACATGATAATCAAGAATGTCGTGTTATGTATAGGGAGGGACCTGCAGGCACTCCCTTCCATACATTACTTGTGGAAGGATATGTTGACGGGCCTCTAGATGTTT GCATGTGCATATCATGGGAGGCAGGACTTTACCAAAAATG GTGGCCTCAATTCAATATCCCGACTTTTAAGGTTCTCTTTTCGGAATGTGTGAAGAACATCGGAATGGGTGAACAAATATCTTTAGTGAG GATGAAGCTCTCATGGCCAGTATCGGCAAGAGAGGCGTTAGTCCATTACGTTACACTTAATTACTACCAAGATGATCTCGTTATAGTGCTTTTAAACACGGTAATAGCTTATGCATATGAAAGATATAAACTACTGCTTAATAATGAATACTGGGACAACCTTTATTGTCCTTGTGGACATAAACCAATACAACCCGTCCttgttttctctttttttttgcaGATTTCTGAGACAGAGGATATTAGTAAAAGCACTCATGGATTCACTAGAGATGGTATACCGGACGTAGGAAATGTGATAAGGATGGATGTTGTGGGAGGCCTTGCTTTACAGAAAGTGAGTGCCAATAGAAGCTACTTCCG GGCGATTGCAAACATGGATGTAAAACTTGATTTTGTTCCTCCAGCGATCATCAATTTTGTTTCCAGGCAACTTATAGGTAGCGGCTTCAAGCTCTTTAAAAAG GAAGTGGCCTCTGTTACAAAAGGTGATGAAGATTTCAGTGAGGCCTTAAAAAAGCCATTCTATGGACGAATTCGTGAGGCACTCTACTCAGAAAACAACGTACCTAACGGGGTTTCGAAACAAAAAGATGTCGATATTTATTATGAGGCTGTGGAACAAAATGATATCAAGATTGTTGATGAAGTTTTGGAACAAGAAACGGACAATATCGGTCAACCTGAAGAGCATTGTACCTCAAAGATAGAAGTGAATGATCAGACATCAATTTGTGAAATTGAGGAAGTTGAAGAAACTGAGAGGTCACATGAGAATAGTTATAGTAACAGATTATTATACGATGATAAAAAGCAAGTTGTTGTAAGTCCTGAAGTGAATCAAGCACTAGGAACGCTTGAAAAGGTCATTACCATCTTTAGAGAATTTGGATTTAATCCGCGATCATTATCATTCTCGCGATTTGTCAATAATGtgtttgctgatcttgaagacaaTAAATCATATGGTTCTAAACATTTTGTAAACGAGTTAACAGCAAGAAAATCAAAAGGATCAAGAAACAGTTATTCAAGTCATAGCTCCAG GCACAAAGATTTTGAAGTGGGCTTGGCATCACCAGAAGACGATACCTCAGGCTCACGCAAAACTCACAGGAGTTCATTCTCTTTCGTCATAAATGAGGCTATAAATTCAACATCAGCAGAAAACAATGCCACTAATGGGAAGCTTGAGAACGGATTGCCTAAGAAAAAGGTCAAAAAACAAAGATTTTGCTGCCTCAACTTCACGTCTGGGCGGCTAGTTAGTTAG
- the LOC122603548 gene encoding uncharacterized protein LOC122603548 isoform X4, with translation MEGMENISQYRDRLDQTVMSSDLSNVENLKILVESQMSESIQSEDQDCRDKLVQKRTKEVANFLSMLRSASGKAVKESKVNETPSGGWKIKHDNQECRVMYREGPAGTPFHTLLVEGYVDGPLDVCMCISWEAGLYQKWWPQFNIPTFKVLFSECVKNIGMGEQISLVRMKLSWPVSAREALVHYVTLNYYQDDLVIVLLNTISETEDISKSTHGFTRDGIPDVGNVIRMDVVGGLALQKVSANRSYFRAIANMDVKLDFVPPAIINFVSRQLIGSGFKLFKKEVASVTKGDEDFSEALKKPFYGRIREALYSENNVPNGVSKQKDVDIYYEAVEQNDIKIVDEVLEQETDNIGQPEEHCTSKIEVNDQTSICEIEEVEETERSHENSYSNRLLYDDKKQVVVSPEVNQALGTLEKVITIFREFGFNPRSLSFSRFVNNVFADLEDNKSYGSKHFVNELTARKSKGSRNSYSSHSSRHKDFEVGLASPEDDTSGSRKTHRSSFSFVINEAINSTSAENNATNGKLENGLPKKKVKKQRFCCLNFTSGRLVS, from the exons ATGGAGGGAATGGAAAATATATCTCAGTACCGAGATAGACTCGACCAAACGGTCATGTCTAGTGATCTTTCTAATGTGGAAAACCTTAAGATCCTAGTTGAAAGTCAAATGTCAGAATCAATTCAAAGTGAAGATCAAG ATTGTAGAGATAAATTAGTCCAGAAAAGAACCAAGGAAGTGGCCAATTTTCTTAGCATGCTTAGAAGTGCTTCGGGGAAGGCGGTTAAAGAGTCAAAAGTGAACGAAACACCAAGTGGTGGTTGGAAA ATAAAACATGATAATCAAGAATGTCGTGTTATGTATAGGGAGGGACCTGCAGGCACTCCCTTCCATACATTACTTGTGGAAGGATATGTTGACGGGCCTCTAGATGTTT GCATGTGCATATCATGGGAGGCAGGACTTTACCAAAAATG GTGGCCTCAATTCAATATCCCGACTTTTAAGGTTCTCTTTTCGGAATGTGTGAAGAACATCGGAATGGGTGAACAAATATCTTTAGTGAG GATGAAGCTCTCATGGCCAGTATCGGCAAGAGAGGCGTTAGTCCATTACGTTACACTTAATTACTACCAAGATGATCTCGTTATAGTGCTTTTAAACACG ATTTCTGAGACAGAGGATATTAGTAAAAGCACTCATGGATTCACTAGAGATGGTATACCGGACGTAGGAAATGTGATAAGGATGGATGTTGTGGGAGGCCTTGCTTTACAGAAAGTGAGTGCCAATAGAAGCTACTTCCG GGCGATTGCAAACATGGATGTAAAACTTGATTTTGTTCCTCCAGCGATCATCAATTTTGTTTCCAGGCAACTTATAGGTAGCGGCTTCAAGCTCTTTAAAAAG GAAGTGGCCTCTGTTACAAAAGGTGATGAAGATTTCAGTGAGGCCTTAAAAAAGCCATTCTATGGACGAATTCGTGAGGCACTCTACTCAGAAAACAACGTACCTAACGGGGTTTCGAAACAAAAAGATGTCGATATTTATTATGAGGCTGTGGAACAAAATGATATCAAGATTGTTGATGAAGTTTTGGAACAAGAAACGGACAATATCGGTCAACCTGAAGAGCATTGTACCTCAAAGATAGAAGTGAATGATCAGACATCAATTTGTGAAATTGAGGAAGTTGAAGAAACTGAGAGGTCACATGAGAATAGTTATAGTAACAGATTATTATACGATGATAAAAAGCAAGTTGTTGTAAGTCCTGAAGTGAATCAAGCACTAGGAACGCTTGAAAAGGTCATTACCATCTTTAGAGAATTTGGATTTAATCCGCGATCATTATCATTCTCGCGATTTGTCAATAATGtgtttgctgatcttgaagacaaTAAATCATATGGTTCTAAACATTTTGTAAACGAGTTAACAGCAAGAAAATCAAAAGGATCAAGAAACAGTTATTCAAGTCATAGCTCCAG GCACAAAGATTTTGAAGTGGGCTTGGCATCACCAGAAGACGATACCTCAGGCTCACGCAAAACTCACAGGAGTTCATTCTCTTTCGTCATAAATGAGGCTATAAATTCAACATCAGCAGAAAACAATGCCACTAATGGGAAGCTTGAGAACGGATTGCCTAAGAAAAAGGTCAAAAAACAAAGATTTTGCTGCCTCAACTTCACGTCTGGGCGGCTAGTTAGTTAG
- the LOC122597282 gene encoding dihydroneopterin aldolase 2-like → MTSDGARLGDKLILRGLMFHGYHGVKQEEKKLGQKFKIDVDAWMDLRTPGHTDNMSDTVSYTDIYRIAKNIVEGPSQNLLESVAQLIATTTLNNHSQISAVRVVVGKPHVAVPGPLDYLGVEIIRYRSTDMPI, encoded by the exons ATGACATCAGATGGGGCAAGGTTAGGAGACAAGTTGATACTAAGAGGGTTAATGTTCCATGGTTATCATGGAGTGAAGCAGGAGGAAAAGAAACTGGGTCAGAAGTTCAAGATAGATGTAGATGCTTGGATGGATCTTCGAACGCCTGGTCACACTGACAACATGTCTGATACAGTCAGTTACACAGACATCTATCG CATTGCGAAAAATATCGTAGAAGGTCCTTCTCAGAATCTATTAGAATCGGTGGCTCAACTTATTGCAACTACAACGTTGAACAATCACTCACAGATATCCGCTGTACGTGTGGTAGTTGGAAAGCCTCATGTGGCGGTTCCTGGACCTCTTGACTATTTAGGAGTGGAGATTATCAGATATAGAAGCACCGATATGCCGATATAA
- the LOC122597271 gene encoding ubiquitin carboxyl-terminal hydrolase 8-like, with protein sequence MNHRLFFKGRLIQIFAFSLLTNFLSLKIRQFISKTLDFLFNMDSLFFSADSADDDASFFGTSSSSFRTINSLSDLDEERLYLVNHRWWSETREALFKDINEAVTYGASSCLVDEFESEIVLEMRRSEDDCENVEEQELGVSGREYALVSEWMFYRALKWHFDMKSVGNLGATEHNKADLFSLQVRLSTSATTNALVVRISQKGNMIGSFNKACQIFCVKPGVSKIWDFSGQITKLFLQGSALSDLPEQGNEEIFLELQFYGLYDDIMHKENEMAVDDWNGSLKVNGYSDKVNSYVRYDRQPLTNSSSEAYNLGLTGLYNLGNTCFMNSAIQCLVHTPQLVDYFLGDFRKDLNFENPLGMNGKLALAFGDLLRQLWTPGATSVGPRVFKSRLSDFAPQFSGYNQHDSQEFLAFLLDGLHEDLNRVKIKPYNEIKDVDGTSDKEVADEHWRNHLARNDSIIVGTCQGQYRSTLICPLCTKHSVTFDPFLYLSLPLPSTKTRTMTLTILSTDGSTLPIPVSVTVPKNGKFKDLIQALSTACSLGDHETLLVAEVYNNRILHVLDKPGDSIELVRDNDTLVAYRLLKDEDSLPLVVFTHFHFDDGKFQVQPYKKFGIPLAARIPDCSDGSEIHKKFLQVLHPFLMPEELSLDVFDDPIDTVNQETEMDDKVDGMVVNDVLNTELDDKADDMAINDVSNSEMNEKVNDIAIKDVSESDVNGNFEFYEDRDRLFLESDKIVMDKPLSIPEFGNLSVFVLWPDEMLRRYDTSILSHLPGTGGFPLLANKPPESVSLYKCLEAFLKEEPLGPEDMWYCPKCMKHCQASKKLDLWRLPEVLIIHLKRFSYNQFFKDKLETFVDFPVDDFDLSNYTVHKDSQSSFRYKLYAVSNHYGGMGGGHYTAFAQSGEQWYEFNDSHVFPVSEDQIKTSAAYVLFYKRI encoded by the exons ATGAACCATCGTCTCTTCTTCAAGGGCCGATTGATTCAAATCTTCGCTTTCTCTCTCCTCAccaactttctctctctaaaaatcCGTCAATTCATATCCAAAACCCTAGATTTCCTCTTCAACATGGATTCTCTCTTCTTCTCCGCAGATTCCGCCGATGACGACGCCTCTTTTTTCGGAACCTCCTCCTCGTCCTTCCGTACGATTAACAGTCTCTCTGACCTAGACGAGGAACGCCTTTATTTAGTTAATCACAG GTGGTGGAGTGAGACTAGAGAGGCTTTATTTAAGGATATCAATGAGGCGGTTACGTACGGTGCGAGTTCGTGTTTGGTTGATGAATTTGAATCGGAGATTGTTTTGGAAATGAGAAGAAGTGAGGATGATTGTGAGAATGTAGAAGAACAAGAGTTAGGAGTTTCCGGACGCGAGTATGCGTTGGTTTCCGAGTGGATGTTTTATCGAGCTCTTAAATG gcattttgatatgaaaagtgTTGGGAACTTAGGAGCCACAGAACATAATAAGGCAGACTTGTTTTCTTTGCAAGTCAGGCTTTCAACTTCTGCAACAACAAATGCATTGGTTGTAAGAATAAGTCAAAAG GGAAATATGATTGGATCTTTTAATAAGGCCTGTCAAATATTTTGTGTCAAGCCTGGCGTG TCAAAGATATGGGATTTTTCAGGACAAATAACCAAGCTTTTTCTACAAGGCAGCGCACTATCGGATTTACCTGAACAAGGAAATGAAGAG ATTTTCTTGGAATTGCAATTTTATGGATTGTATGATGATATAATGCATAAAGAAAATGAGATGGCAGTTGATGACTGGAATGGCTCACTGAAGGTGAACGGCTACTCTGACAAAGTCAACTCATATGTTAGATATGACCGTCAACCACTTACTAATAGCTCCAGTGAAGCGTATAATTTGGGTTTGACCGGATTGTACAATCTTGGAAACACGTGTTTTATGAATAGCGCTATCCAGTGCTTGGTGCATACTCCACAGCTTGTCGATTATTTCCTTGGAGACTTCAGAAAGGATCTAAACTTTGAAAATCCACTAGGCATGAAT GGGAAGCTTGCTCTAGCATTTGGAGACTTGCTAAGGCAGCTATGGACACCTGGAGCTACTTCGGTGGGCCCACGAGTATTCAAGTCAAGGCTATCTGACTTCGCTCCTCAGTTTAGTGGCTACAATCAGCATGATTCCCAA GAGTTTCTTGCTTTTCTACTTGATGGGCTCCATGAAGATTTGAATCGAGTTAAAATTAAGCCTTATAATGAGATAAAAGATGTGGATGGGACATCAGACAAAGAAGTAGCAGATGAACACTGGCGGAACCATTTGGCTCGCAATGACTCCATAATAGTTGGCACGTGCCAG GGTCAGTATCGGTCAACTTTGATATGTCCTCTTTGCACGAAGCATTCAGTTACTTTTGATCCATTCTTATATCTGTCCTTGCCGTTGCcttcaacaaaaacaagaactATGACGTTGACGATATTGAGCACTGATGGATCAACTTTGCCAATTCCAGTTAGTGTGACTGTTCCTAAAAATGGAAAGTTTAAGGATCTTATTCAGGCTTTGAGCACTGCCTGTTCTTTGGGCGATCATGAAACATTACTGGTAGCTGAG GTATACAACAACCGCATTCTTCATGTCTTGGATAAGCCAGGTGACTCCATAGAGCTGGTTAGGGATAATGATACGCTTGTTGCTTACAGGCTACTAAAGGACGAGGATTCATTGCCTTTAGTTGTGTTTACACATTTTCATTTCGACGA TGGAAAGTTTCAAGTTCAACCTTACAAAAAGTTCGGGATTCCTCTAGCAGCTAGGATTCCTGATTGTAGTGATGGTTCTGAGATTCATAAGAAGTTCCTTCAAGTGCTTCACCCATTTCTTATGCCAGAAGAATTATCCTTGGATGTTTTTGATGATCCCATAGACACTGTCAATCAAGAAACTGAAATGGATGATAAAGTTGATGGCATGGTAGTAAATGATGTTTTGAACACTGAATTGGATGATAAAGCCGATGACATGGCAATTAATGACGTCTCGAACAGtgaaatgaatgaaaaggtCAACGATATTGCAATTAAGGATGTTTCAGAGAGTGATGTAAATGGAAACTTTGAGTTTTATGAGGACCGTGACAGGCTTTTTTTAGAAAGTGATAAGATAGTGATGGATAAACCATTATCAATCCCGGAATTCGGGAATCTCTCTGTGTTTGTTTTGTGGCCAGATGAAATGTTGAGACGGTATGATACTTCCATTCTAAGCCATTTACCAGGAACAGGGGGGTTTCCATTACTTGCAAACAAGCCTCCAGAGTCGGTTTCGTTATATAAATGTCTTGAAGCATTCTTGAAGGAAGAACCGTTGGGACCTGAAGACATGTG GTACTGCCCTAAATGCATGAAGCATTGCCAAGCTAGCAAAAAGTTGGATCTCTGGAGATTACCAGAAGTTCTGATTATTCATTTGAAGAGATTTTCATACAACCAGTTTTTCAAGGACAAATTGGAAACTTTTGTTGACTTCCCTGTTGATGATTTTGACCTTTCAAATTACACCGTTCATAAGGATTCCCAGTCTTCTTTTCGCTACAAACTGTATGCTGTCAGTAACCACTATGGTGGAATGGGTGGTGGCCACTACACTGCTTTTGCTCAG TCTGGCGAGCAGTGGTATGAGTTCAATGACAGCCATGTCTTCCCCGTTAGTGAAGACCAGATCAAGACATCTGCAGCCTATGTTCTATTTTACAAGAGAATTTGA